Genomic DNA from Blastocatellia bacterium:
CGCCGGCGAGAGAATCCGACTCATGAATCCAGCTTCGCCCATCGTCAAGGCAATCAGCGGGCGATGATCCTGAATCGCTCGAGCGAGCACATCAAACAGCCGCAGATTGTCGGAGATCACCTGCGCGTGCGTGGCAATTTTCAGCACTGCGGCAGGCGTTGCCGCCAACTGTTCATAGACGAGCGACAGCGGCTGCGGCGTCTCGGTGAAGTTATGGTACGAGGCAATCACGCGGTCCCACGGGACAGGCTCGCCGGAGGATTGAAACCACCGCGCCAATTGCAGGTCAAGATCAAAATAAACGCGATCAACATTGGTCAGTGAAAACAGCGCCCGCCAACAAGCCACTTGATCCTCAAACGGTGGCACCTGCTCAGGCTGGCGGGTGAACGCCGGATGGTAGGTCAGAATGATCGGTCGCGTCGTCGCATTCACGAGCGGCCTCACGCTGTAGACGGGGTCGGCTGGTGAAAAATCCGCCATGTAATCCAGGCGGAATTCAATCACATCGCCCAGCCGTTCAGCCTCGGCCACGCGACGCAGCGCCTCACTGAGCGTCGGCGCCACCACAGGAATTGCAATGGCTCTCGGCGGCAACATCAGCGCGAGATTCTACCAGAAACAACACGGCTATCAAGGCAGCAGTTTACAGTCGCTTCTGCGCGTTGGCCGGCGTGCCGATTAGCTGAGAAGCAGCTTGACAGTGTCAGACAAGCCCCAGGCGCGTGAATATAGAAGAAGCTTCTGAGGGCATGATGCGGGCCGCGCTACCATCAGTAACGAAGGCGGGTGAAAATTCTCGTTGACCGTCTTGGCTGCTTATGTTATATAAGTCACGCCTCTGTGGAAGCGGTGAATCCAAATCGCTCATGAGCTAGGGAGGATCGAGTTATGATCGCGCGCGCAAGCGTATGGTTGGGAGGATGGCTTGCTGTTGTGTGCATGGTCGTCTCAGCGACGGCCTTGGCCGCGCAAACGCAGCGAGCCACGGTCACCGGCGTGGTGACAGACGAAACCGGCGCAGTCGTCCCCGATGCGGAAGTCACGATTACCAATCTCAGCACGAACGTGAGCCGGAGCACCATGACCGATGGTGAGGGACGCTACCAGTTCCCCTCGTTGTTGGACCCCGGTGTCTATCAGTTGAAAGTGTCACGCGAAGGGTTCCAGACGGCGTTGACGCAGCAGCTCGAGCTGCGCATTGGCGACGTTCGCTCGGTGAATGTTACCTTGAAGGTCGGGTCTGTGGCCGAAGAGATCACGGTCACGGCGCAGGTGCCGCTGGTCGAGACGGAGACAAGCGTGCGTGGCGATGTGATCATCGGGCGACAGATCACCGAGTTGCCGCTCAATGGCCGGAATTTCACCTCGTTTGCTACGCTCATTCCCGGTGTGAGTCGGGCGGTCGTCGGCGCATTGACAGATGCCTCGGCATTTCAGGGATCGGTCAGCGGCTTGTCTGAAGGTTCGACCGAAGCAGCCCGTTTCAGCCGCTCGTTAGGCTCTTCGATTTCAGCCAATGGATTGCGACCGCAGAACAATAACTGGTCTATTGATGGCGTGGATAACAACGAGCCGCAATACGGGCAAATCGGCATTTTCCCGCCGCCGGACGCGATTCAAGAATTCAAGGTGGAAACCAGTGTGCCGCAGGCGGAGGTCGGACGCGCTGGCGGCGCGGTCATCAACGCAAACTTCAAATCCGGCGGCAATGAAATTCACGGATCGGTTTACTACTTCGGTCGCAACGACGTGCTAGACGCCCGTCCGGTGTTTTCCCGATTGCAAGGTGGCGGACCATTCCGATTACCACCCAAGCCGCCGCGCCGCGAGCATGAGTATGGCTTCACATTGAGCGGCCCGATCATTAAGAACAGGGTGTTCTACTTCGGCGACTATCAAGGTCAACGCAACAAGTTTCCGTTTGAGCGCGGCAGTCCGTTCACCAGCGTGCCGACGATGAAGACGCGCATGGGCGATTTCTCAGAATTCCTCGGCCCCGGTCGCGATGGACGATTGGGCACCGACGATGATACGGGCGTGGTGTTCGATCCTAACTCAGGCGATCCCTTTCCTGGCAATATCATCCCTCGGCGACTGCTGGACCCGGTGGCCGTCAATTACCTGTCATATTTCGATCCGCCCAATGCGCCGGGCGTCGCCAATAACTTCCTGAAGTTCCGCCGCATCAATGAAAAGATTGACCAGTTTGATGTGCGAATGGACATTGCCTGGAGCGAGAAACAGACCATCTTCGGGCGGTTCAGTTTCAACGATCAATTTCGCTCGCGCGATAGTTTCTTCACCAGGTTGCCCGCCGGCTTTGGCGCCGGCGAAGAAACCGGCGCGACACGTCAGGTGGCGTTTGGTGACACCTACACATTTTCGCCGAGCGTGATTAACGATTTTCGCTTTGGATTCACTCGCATCGAGATCGGCATTTTGGAATGCGGCATTGGCGGGCGTTGTGGGGTCAGTCCCACTGTCTCTAAAGACATTGGGATTCCCAATGTCAATTTGGGCGATAAGTTGACCGAGGGCGGCATGGGCATCGGCACAGGTGGCCTTGGCTTCATCGAGTTCACTGGCGATGGCGGTCCGTTCCTTGTGCCGTCGAACAACACTTATTTCTCTGATAAAGTGTCGGTCATTAAAGGCGCTCATTCGATCAAATTCGGTGGTGAAGTTCGATTGCGTCAGATTCATCCATTTGACGGCGGACGCACCGGCCCAGCCAAAGGCTTCATGGGCGCCAACGACGGCGGAACCGGCAATGCGCAAGCTGGCCTGCTGTTGGGCGTGATGAACTTCTCGGCGCGCCCGCAGGTCAATGGACCGTTTTCGTTGACCTCTTCCGAATGGGGTGTCTTTATTCAAGATGATTGGAAAGTCTCACCCGATCTGACCTTCAATATCGGTCTGCGGTATGATTTCTTCCGTCCGCAAGTGGAGCGCTTCAATCGCATTGGGAATTATGATCTGGCCACCGGCACCGTGCGCGTCGCCACAAGCAATGACCGCGATCTGGTCAACTCTGATAAAAACAATTTTGGGCCGCGATTTGGCTTTGCCTATGCCTTTGGCCCGAATCGCAAATTCGCCTTACGTGGCGGCTACGGGCTGCTCTATGCGCTGGATGCGGCCGAGTTTCCGCCGTTAACATTTAATCCGCCCAATGTGCCGCCAGCGTTCATCGGCGGAACGCATCCGGTGACTGGGCGGCCAATTACACTCAGTACCGGTCCGCCGGTATTCCCCGGTGGTAGCGATCCGCAAAACTTAGACCCTACGGTGACCTATCGTCAGATTGATCCAAACCGGCGCGATAGTTATGTCCATCAATATAACCTAACTGTGCAATGGGAATTCGCGTCCAATTGGGTGCTGGATGTGGGCTATGTCGGAACGCGCGGGCTGAAATTGCAGGCTGTGCGCAACCTTGGTCTGAACCGTGGTCTGGGCGTCGCGTTGAATCGCGCCGGTCGGTTCCTCAACGGCGTGAAGGCTTATGAAAACCGCGCGCAATCGGCATACGATTCGTTGCAAGTCCGTCTCGAGAAACGGTTCTCCTACGGCCTCGGCAGCATTACCTCATACACATGGGGGCACAGCATTGACAACTCGACTGGCGACTTTGGCGCGATTGGCGAAGCGCGTGGTGAATTTGGCGGTCCTGTCAATCCGCTCAATGAGCGACTGGAGCGCGGCAATTCTGGATTTGATTACCGCCATCGGTTCACATCAGCGGTCATCTATGATCTACCGTTCGGCAGTGGGCGACCGTTCCTC
This window encodes:
- a CDS encoding TonB-dependent receptor encodes the protein MIARASVWLGGWLAVVCMVVSATALAAQTQRATVTGVVTDETGAVVPDAEVTITNLSTNVSRSTMTDGEGRYQFPSLLDPGVYQLKVSREGFQTALTQQLELRIGDVRSVNVTLKVGSVAEEITVTAQVPLVETETSVRGDVIIGRQITELPLNGRNFTSFATLIPGVSRAVVGALTDASAFQGSVSGLSEGSTEAARFSRSLGSSISANGLRPQNNNWSIDGVDNNEPQYGQIGIFPPPDAIQEFKVETSVPQAEVGRAGGAVINANFKSGGNEIHGSVYYFGRNDVLDARPVFSRLQGGGPFRLPPKPPRREHEYGFTLSGPIIKNRVFYFGDYQGQRNKFPFERGSPFTSVPTMKTRMGDFSEFLGPGRDGRLGTDDDTGVVFDPNSGDPFPGNIIPRRLLDPVAVNYLSYFDPPNAPGVANNFLKFRRINEKIDQFDVRMDIAWSEKQTIFGRFSFNDQFRSRDSFFTRLPAGFGAGEETGATRQVAFGDTYTFSPSVINDFRFGFTRIEIGILECGIGGRCGVSPTVSKDIGIPNVNLGDKLTEGGMGIGTGGLGFIEFTGDGGPFLVPSNNTYFSDKVSVIKGAHSIKFGGEVRLRQIHPFDGGRTGPAKGFMGANDGGTGNAQAGLLLGVMNFSARPQVNGPFSLTSSEWGVFIQDDWKVSPDLTFNIGLRYDFFRPQVERFNRIGNYDLATGTVRVATSNDRDLVNSDKNNFGPRFGFAYAFGPNRKFALRGGYGLLYALDAAEFPPLTFNPPNVPPAFIGGTHPVTGRPITLSTGPPVFPGGSDPQNLDPTVTYRQIDPNRRDSYVHQYNLTVQWEFASNWVLDVGYVGTRGLKLQAVRNLGLNRGLGVALNRAGRFLNGVKAYENRAQSAYDSLQVRLEKRFSYGLGSITSYTWGHSIDNSTGDFGAIGEARGEFGGPVNPLNERLERGNSGFDYRHRFTSAVIYDLPFGSGRPFLNNLDAVTDRIIGGWQVNFIVLGQSGQPFTPTVADSSVRPDLVGDPRPTAADRAAGRSFNPSAFRPPSRSVRNFAGRSITFGTAGRNILRGPNRFNTDFSLFKNTRITEGINLQFGIEFFNLFNNVQLVLPNAGINFNSDGSVNFSNNVGQTFNAYPQRQGQFRLKLLF